The Tepidibacillus fermentans genome includes a region encoding these proteins:
- a CDS encoding AI-2E family transporter: protein MRSKMNEIPYLKAMIYLIITIFVLTILYLLMKVSPIFGQILFFIKNLFLPFFIALIISYLLHPIVTILHNRGVPRSIAVLLIYIVFFGSVTIICLRAFPLLATQVKELGENLPLIIQRIKSWLDGIRNGYPIPDSIQKGIDTSIQNWEAKLTSGFSHVMDWVGNTISILFTIFLVPFVSFYILKDYKLIEKTVITFVPRSKRKGMIRLLKEIDEALGNYIRGQLIVITIVGVLAYIGYLIIDLPYALLLAFIVSITDIIPYIGPFIGMAPALIVAMSISWKMVISVLIVNLTIQALEGNVISPQVVGRKLNIHPLLIIISLLIGGESGGVVGMILAVPIFAILKVILQHIFIYLRKTRI from the coding sequence ATGCGGAGTAAAATGAATGAGATCCCATATTTAAAAGCAATGATTTATTTAATCATTACCATCTTTGTATTAACTATTCTATATTTATTGATGAAGGTTAGCCCAATTTTTGGACAAATTCTTTTTTTTATCAAAAATCTCTTTCTTCCCTTTTTTATCGCCTTGATTATTTCCTACCTCCTTCATCCAATCGTAACAATCCTTCATAATCGTGGTGTACCAAGATCTATTGCTGTTTTATTAATTTATATCGTCTTTTTTGGATCAGTAACCATCATTTGTTTAAGGGCGTTTCCTCTTCTTGCAACTCAGGTAAAAGAATTAGGTGAAAATCTACCTCTGATCATTCAACGGATCAAATCATGGTTGGATGGCATTCGTAATGGATACCCAATCCCAGATTCAATTCAAAAAGGAATTGATACATCGATTCAAAATTGGGAAGCAAAATTAACAAGTGGATTTTCTCATGTTATGGATTGGGTAGGAAACACAATTAGTATTTTATTTACAATCTTTTTAGTTCCTTTTGTCTCCTTTTATATCTTGAAAGATTACAAATTGATTGAGAAAACGGTCATCACGTTCGTTCCTAGAAGCAAAAGAAAGGGAATGATTCGTTTATTAAAAGAAATTGACGAAGCGCTTGGTAATTATATTCGGGGGCAACTCATTGTAATTACCATCGTTGGGGTATTAGCCTATATTGGTTATCTAATAATTGACCTCCCCTATGCATTACTGCTTGCGTTTATCGTTTCAATTACGGATATTATTCCTTACATTGGCCCCTTTATTGGCATGGCACCTGCTTTAATTGTAGCAATGAGCATTTCCTGGAAAATGGTAATCAGTGTATTAATCGTAAATTTAACCATTCAAGCATTAGAAGGAAATGTCATCTCGCCACAAGTGGTTGGACGTAAACTGAATATCCATCCATTACTGATTATCATCTCATTATTGATTGGTGGGGAAAGCGGTGGAGTGGTAGGTATGATTTTAGCTGTCCCTATTTTTGCGATATTGAAAGTGATCCTACAGCATATTTTTATATATTTGCGAAAGACAAGAATATAG
- the mltG gene encoding endolytic transglycosylase MltG, producing the protein MDLSQKRKWILSISGTVVILAVIIISYVYSQFQPVDSTAVQKVKIEIPPGSTPTKIASILKEHQLIKSEWAFKLYLEYKGDASKLQAGSYQLSKQMSISEIVQQFVSGNVVLDTVRFTIPEGYTILQIADKLSKEGIVNKENFLKLAKEGNFNYDFIKAIPNNANIQYRLEGYLFPDTYVVKKGATEEEIINMMLHQFQKEWKPEWTKVLQNQKMSIHQAVTLASIVEREVSVAKERPIVSGVFYNRLNNKWKLQSCATVQFVLGKQKDRLTFADLAIKNPYNTYINDGLPPGPISNPGIEAIKAAIFPAKHDYFFFVTKKDGSGEHYFSKTFAEHQKYDSDSRLSLKGNW; encoded by the coding sequence ATGGATCTCAGCCAAAAGAGAAAATGGATCTTATCCATTTCTGGGACTGTCGTAATTTTAGCTGTAATCATCATTAGTTATGTTTATTCACAATTTCAACCCGTTGATTCGACGGCTGTACAGAAGGTAAAAATAGAAATTCCCCCAGGAAGTACACCTACAAAAATCGCTTCAATTCTGAAAGAACATCAATTAATCAAGAGTGAATGGGCATTTAAACTATATTTAGAATATAAAGGTGACGCTTCAAAATTACAAGCCGGTAGCTATCAATTATCTAAACAGATGAGTATAAGTGAAATCGTTCAACAATTTGTATCAGGGAATGTCGTATTGGATACGGTACGATTTACAATTCCGGAAGGGTATACGATTCTGCAAATTGCAGACAAGCTTAGTAAAGAGGGAATTGTAAATAAGGAGAATTTTTTGAAATTAGCAAAAGAAGGTAATTTTAACTATGATTTTATAAAAGCCATTCCGAATAATGCGAACATTCAATATCGATTAGAGGGATATTTGTTTCCAGATACTTATGTCGTGAAAAAAGGTGCAACAGAAGAAGAAATTATCAATATGATGTTACATCAATTTCAAAAAGAATGGAAACCGGAATGGACTAAAGTTCTTCAAAATCAAAAAATGAGTATCCATCAGGCAGTTACTTTGGCTTCGATTGTCGAAAGAGAAGTGAGTGTCGCTAAGGAAAGACCAATTGTTTCAGGAGTTTTTTATAATCGTTTAAATAATAAATGGAAATTACAATCCTGTGCTACTGTTCAATTTGTATTAGGAAAACAAAAAGATCGACTCACTTTTGCCGATTTAGCAATCAAAAACCCTTACAACACATATATTAATGATGGGCTTCCACCGGGGCCAATATCAAACCCAGGCATAGAAGCAATCAAAGCTGCTATTTTTCCTGCAAAACATGATTATTTCTTTTTTGTCACAAAAAAAGATGGTTCTGGCGAACACTATTTTTCAAAAACATTCGCTGAACACCAAAAGTATGATTCCGATTCCCGGCTCAGTTTAAAAGGGAATTGGTAA
- a CDS encoding DUF1292 domain-containing protein, whose product MQKREIKEVHLLKEQLGSEVTLFDENEKEYLFQLLLELVFNGKHYAYFQSSESEEGEIEVLRVVKLDNGDFDLEFIEDDDEWEDVVELFDEWTMQNGE is encoded by the coding sequence ATGCAGAAAAGAGAAATCAAAGAAGTCCATTTGTTAAAAGAACAGTTGGGCTCAGAAGTCACACTATTTGATGAAAATGAAAAGGAATATCTTTTTCAACTATTACTAGAGTTAGTTTTTAACGGTAAACATTATGCTTATTTTCAATCTTCCGAATCTGAAGAAGGAGAGATTGAAGTTCTCCGTGTTGTAAAATTAGACAATGGAGATTTTGACTTAGAATTTATTGAAGATGATGATGAATGGGAAGATGTTGTTGAGTTATTCGATGAATGGACGATGCAAAATGGAGAATGA
- a CDS encoding IreB family regulatory phosphoprotein produces the protein MSSMDHTMKFNVKSEEIGVEPRDVLILVYEALKEKGYNPINQIVGYLLSGDPAYIPRHNNARNLIRKIERDEIIEELVRFYLKQHHE, from the coding sequence ATGAGCTCGATGGATCATACGATGAAATTTAACGTGAAATCTGAAGAGATAGGGGTTGAACCAAGAGATGTACTCATCTTGGTGTATGAGGCCTTAAAAGAAAAGGGATATAATCCGATCAATCAGATTGTCGGCTATTTACTATCTGGAGATCCTGCTTATATTCCAAGGCATAATAACGCAAGGAATTTAATTCGTAAGATTGAACGCGATGAGATCATCGAGGAATTAGTCAGATTCTATCTTAAACAGCACCATGAGTAA
- the ruvX gene encoding Holliday junction resolvase RuvX, which produces MRILGLDVGEKTIGIAISDELGWTAQGVEVIQRKTLDHDLTRLREIIDQYEVDEIVVGLPKNMNGTIGPRAEMIMDFAKQLEVEFELPIRLWDERLTTVLAERTLIQADISRKKRKKVIDKMAAMVILQGYLDAKR; this is translated from the coding sequence ATGCGTATACTAGGATTAGATGTAGGTGAGAAAACCATTGGTATAGCCATTAGTGACGAATTAGGCTGGACAGCTCAGGGTGTTGAGGTTATCCAAAGAAAAACATTGGATCATGATTTGACACGTCTAAGAGAGATCATTGATCAATATGAAGTGGATGAAATTGTCGTTGGCTTACCAAAAAATATGAATGGTACGATTGGTCCACGAGCTGAAATGATCATGGATTTCGCCAAACAATTAGAAGTTGAATTTGAACTACCGATTCGCTTATGGGATGAACGCTTAACTACGGTTTTGGCAGAAAGAACTTTGATACAAGCGGATATAAGTCGGAAAAAGAGGAAAAAGGTCATTGATAAAATGGCTGCTATGGTGATTTTGCAAGGCTATTTAGATGCGAAGAGGTGA
- a CDS encoding cysteine desulfurase family protein: MNRIYLDHAATTPVHPQVFEKIKPFLQEKFGNPSSIHTFGQTVKLPLEDARVYVARALNVHQSRIVFTSGGTESDIQAIIGVALANQEKGKHIIISEIEHSAVIEATKWLRDFGFEITAIPVNRNGIVNMEQLQASIRKDTILISVMYVNNEIGTIQPIKQIGEMAREQGIIFHTDAVQALPILNIDLDQLPVDLMTISSHKINGPKGVGALYIREHVPFKPLFGGSQERSRRGGTENVPGIVGFGEAAKILKANLKEKQEHTKHFREKMISIWKQELGKESFVIIGDLDQVVPSILNVSFPGVETQSMIMNLDMKGIAVSGGSACASGALTVSRVIQALHLEEKISRSVIRISFGYGNTEDEIIQAATVIANIVKQKRK; the protein is encoded by the coding sequence ATGAATAGAATTTATCTCGACCATGCTGCAACTACCCCTGTCCATCCACAAGTTTTTGAGAAAATAAAACCATTTTTACAGGAAAAATTCGGAAACCCATCAAGTATTCATACGTTTGGACAAACCGTTAAACTTCCTCTCGAGGATGCACGAGTATATGTGGCTAGAGCTTTAAACGTTCATCAGTCAAGGATTGTCTTTACAAGTGGTGGTACAGAAAGTGATATTCAAGCAATTATTGGTGTGGCGTTAGCAAACCAAGAAAAAGGGAAACATATTATTATCTCCGAAATCGAACATTCGGCAGTGATAGAAGCGACCAAATGGTTACGTGATTTTGGTTTTGAGATTACAGCGATTCCTGTAAATCGTAATGGGATTGTAAACATGGAACAATTACAGGCTTCAATTCGTAAAGATACCATTTTAATTAGTGTGATGTATGTTAATAATGAGATTGGAACCATACAACCGATTAAACAGATCGGAGAAATGGCAAGAGAACAGGGAATTATCTTTCACACAGATGCGGTACAAGCTTTACCGATTTTGAATATTGATTTAGACCAACTCCCAGTCGATCTAATGACCATTTCTTCTCATAAAATCAATGGTCCAAAGGGTGTAGGAGCATTATATATTCGTGAACATGTTCCATTTAAACCTTTATTCGGCGGTTCCCAAGAACGTTCAAGAAGAGGGGGAACCGAAAATGTTCCAGGAATTGTTGGTTTTGGTGAGGCAGCAAAAATTTTAAAAGCCAATTTAAAGGAGAAACAAGAACATACAAAACATTTCCGTGAAAAAATGATTTCCATTTGGAAACAGGAATTAGGAAAAGAATCTTTTGTCATAATTGGAGATCTTGATCAAGTTGTACCCTCAATTTTAAATGTAAGTTTTCCTGGAGTCGAAACTCAATCCATGATTATGAATCTTGATATGAAGGGAATTGCCGTTTCTGGAGGGTCAGCTTGTGCTTCTGGGGCATTAACTGTCTCAAGAGTTATACAAGCATTACATCTTGAGGAAAAAATATCTCGATCTGTCATAAGAATTAGTTTTGGCTATGGAAATACAGAGGACGAAATTATTCAAGCTGCAACAGTGATTGCCAATATTGTGAAACAAAAACGCAAATGA
- a CDS encoding PRC-barrel domain-containing protein: protein MRKVLDVIGLPVLDTSSGKMIGSVKDVYFNDEGSLMGIAVESKSFFSKTAFLSFENIGAIGDDAVTVGTKRLLSPLDAIDHYHGFYSGKTLLKGQPIITTNGHELGHVEDVYFMEEMGKIIGYELSDGLLSDITEGRRVIEFPQKMIIGEDAMIVPYDVVKDVHIE from the coding sequence GTGAGAAAGGTTTTGGATGTTATTGGATTACCGGTTCTCGATACGAGTAGTGGTAAAATGATCGGTTCCGTAAAAGACGTCTATTTTAATGATGAGGGAAGCCTAATGGGGATTGCCGTTGAATCGAAAAGTTTTTTTTCTAAAACAGCTTTTCTATCGTTTGAAAATATTGGGGCCATTGGTGATGATGCGGTAACAGTAGGAACCAAGCGGTTGCTTTCTCCATTAGACGCGATTGATCACTATCACGGTTTTTATTCTGGCAAAACTTTGTTAAAGGGACAGCCAATCATCACGACAAATGGACATGAATTAGGACATGTAGAAGACGTTTATTTTATGGAAGAAATGGGAAAAATAATAGGGTACGAGCTTTCGGATGGGTTATTGTCTGATATAACCGAAGGGAGAAGGGTCATTGAGTTTCCGCAAAAAATGATTATTGGGGAAGATGCAATGATTGTACCCTATGATGTGGTAAAGGACGTTCATATTGAATAG
- a CDS encoding YczE/YyaS/YitT family protein: MKKEEIIYRTVFFFIGLIVMSLGIALTIEANLGVSAWDVLHIGLYKTFGLTIGTWSQIAGLIIVLFTYFLDKKVVFIGTLLNMIFVGWFIDLFLFILPTMHKGQWFYQSLFFILGMIIMAIGTGMYITSNLGAGPRDGLMLVLSNRLNWSIRKVKTWMELIVLVIGFFLGGPVFIGTLILSVFIGPLMQFFITFWGVRFENILRLLATKEKERWV; the protein is encoded by the coding sequence ATTGGACTTATTGTGATGAGCTTAGGAATCGCTCTAACTATTGAGGCGAATCTAGGAGTATCTGCATGGGATGTCCTTCATATCGGTTTGTATAAAACGTTTGGTTTAACGATCGGAACATGGTCGCAAATAGCCGGACTTATTATTGTTTTGTTTACTTATTTTTTGGATAAAAAAGTTGTTTTCATTGGAACCTTATTAAATATGATCTTTGTCGGTTGGTTTATCGATTTATTTCTTTTTATCTTACCAACGATGCACAAAGGACAATGGTTTTATCAAAGTCTCTTTTTCATCCTTGGAATGATCATTATGGCAATCGGTACAGGTATGTATATTACTTCTAATTTAGGTGCTGGTCCAAGAGATGGTTTGATGTTGGTTTTGTCGAACCGTTTAAATTGGAGTATTCGCAAAGTGAAAACATGGATGGAACTCATCGTTTTAGTCATTGGTTTTTTCTTAGGTGGCCCTGTTTTTATTGGCACACTGATTTTATCCGTCTTTATTGGACCGTTGATGCAGTTTTTTATTACATTCTGGGGCGTACGTTTTGAAAATATCCTTCGTTTACTGGCTACGAAAGAAAAGGAGAGATGGGTATGA
- a CDS encoding DUF1292 domain-containing protein translates to MSQEQEREFLFIPDDEGNEEKFEIIYEFEVEDKRYILVTPADTTGDEEEAEVYAFRFEEDGQDMKLYPIEDEEEWDLVEEVFNTLDYEFNQ, encoded by the coding sequence ATGAGTCAAGAACAAGAACGAGAATTTCTTTTTATTCCTGACGATGAAGGAAATGAAGAAAAATTTGAGATCATTTATGAGTTTGAAGTAGAGGATAAACGTTATATCCTTGTTACTCCAGCAGATACTACTGGAGATGAGGAAGAAGCAGAGGTTTATGCATTTCGTTTTGAAGAAGATGGTCAAGACATGAAGCTTTATCCCATAGAAGATGAGGAAGAGTGGGATTTAGTTGAGGAAGTATTCAATACGCTTGATTATGAATTTAATCAATGA
- the alaS gene encoding alanine--tRNA ligase: MRKMSAAEIRKAFLDFFVSKGHHIEPSASLIPYDDPSLLWINSGVATLKPYFDGRKVPENPRITNAQKSIRTNDIENVGKTARHHTFFEMLGNFSIGDYFKKEAIHWAWEFLTDEKWIGFDPNRLSVTIHPEDDEAYRIWHEEIGIPDERIIRLEDNFWDIGEGPSGPNTEIFYDRGEKYCDSSDPECYPGGENERYLEVWNLVFSQYNHNPDGSYTPLPQKNIDTGMGLERMASIIQDVETNFDTDLFIPIIQTVANHAGVKYHEKKEIDVALKVIADHIRTIVFAIGDGALPSNEGRGYIIRRLLRRAVRYGKSIGIEKPFLYTLTGLVGEIMKDYYPEVLEKKDFIEKVIKNEEERFHETLTEGLAILEEMVQKAKRENRTELTGEEAFKLYDTYGFPFDLTEDYAQEQGLNVDKDGFEVQMEAQRERARSARNEVNSMKVQGGILRDIKDPSEFVGYDELIVEAKITHIIADEQLLEYVSENEEVHLFLDKTPFYAESGGQIADQGLIKGIHGELMEVLDVTKAPNGQHLHHVKVLKGTFKVGDSVTAEVNQEKRSDIIKNHTATHLLHRALKDVLGEHANQAGSLVAADRLRFDFSHFSGLTEEEIAQVEEKVNQQIWKNHPVATMIKPIDEAKKMGAMALFNEKYGDEVRVVQVGDYSLELCGGCHVRNSGEIGMFKIVSESSIGAGIRRIEAVTGKWAYQYMNQQLSLLKQVSQELKANIQDIPEKIEGLQSTIKGLQKENESLKAKLSNIEAKNLVDRVEQIENIQVLRAKVGSMDMKNLRNVLDDLKTKVTTGIIVLASVQDDKVNLVVSVSDDLVKKGYHAGNLIKELASRVGGGGGGRPDMAQAGGKEPEKIQDALKYVTEYVKSVTMKLA; the protein is encoded by the coding sequence ATGAGAAAAATGAGTGCAGCTGAAATTCGTAAAGCATTTTTAGACTTTTTCGTTTCTAAAGGTCATCATATTGAACCAAGCGCTTCTTTAATTCCTTATGATGATCCTTCATTACTTTGGATCAATAGCGGTGTAGCCACATTAAAACCTTACTTTGATGGGCGTAAGGTTCCAGAGAATCCTCGGATTACCAATGCGCAAAAATCAATTCGTACCAATGATATTGAAAATGTAGGGAAAACAGCTAGACACCATACTTTTTTTGAAATGTTGGGTAACTTCTCTATAGGTGATTACTTTAAAAAAGAAGCCATCCATTGGGCATGGGAGTTTTTGACAGATGAAAAGTGGATCGGTTTTGATCCCAATCGTTTGTCCGTAACCATTCACCCAGAAGATGATGAAGCATATCGGATTTGGCATGAGGAAATTGGCATTCCAGATGAAAGGATTATCCGATTAGAAGATAACTTTTGGGACATTGGTGAAGGCCCAAGTGGACCCAATACAGAAATCTTTTACGATCGTGGTGAAAAATATTGTGATTCCAGCGATCCTGAATGTTACCCTGGCGGTGAAAATGAACGTTATTTAGAGGTTTGGAACTTAGTATTCTCCCAATATAACCATAATCCAGATGGAAGTTACACCCCGCTTCCACAGAAAAATATTGATACAGGAATGGGTTTAGAACGGATGGCATCCATTATTCAGGATGTGGAAACGAACTTTGATACCGACCTATTCATCCCGATCATTCAGACCGTCGCGAATCACGCTGGAGTGAAATACCATGAGAAAAAAGAAATAGACGTTGCATTAAAAGTCATTGCTGACCATATTCGTACCATTGTATTTGCAATTGGCGATGGGGCATTACCTTCAAACGAAGGCCGTGGTTATATTATTCGTCGTTTGCTTCGTCGTGCTGTTCGTTATGGTAAGTCAATTGGGATTGAAAAACCATTTCTCTATACTTTAACAGGTCTTGTTGGTGAAATTATGAAAGATTACTATCCAGAAGTATTAGAGAAAAAAGACTTTATTGAAAAGGTGATTAAGAATGAAGAGGAACGTTTCCATGAAACATTGACAGAAGGGTTAGCGATTCTAGAAGAAATGGTACAAAAGGCAAAACGTGAAAACCGCACAGAACTAACAGGCGAAGAAGCTTTTAAATTATACGATACTTACGGTTTTCCATTTGATTTAACAGAGGATTATGCACAAGAACAAGGTTTAAATGTAGATAAAGATGGTTTTGAAGTCCAAATGGAGGCTCAAAGAGAACGAGCAAGGTCAGCTAGAAATGAAGTCAATAGTATGAAAGTTCAAGGTGGAATTTTGAGAGATATTAAAGATCCAAGTGAATTTGTCGGATATGATGAATTAATTGTTGAAGCAAAAATCACTCATATCATTGCTGACGAACAACTGCTCGAGTATGTATCCGAAAACGAAGAAGTACACTTGTTTCTTGATAAGACACCATTTTATGCAGAAAGTGGTGGCCAAATTGCCGACCAAGGACTGATTAAAGGGATTCATGGTGAATTAATGGAAGTATTAGATGTAACCAAAGCTCCAAATGGTCAGCATCTTCATCATGTAAAAGTATTAAAAGGAACATTTAAAGTAGGCGATTCCGTCACTGCAGAGGTGAATCAAGAAAAACGTTCCGATATCATCAAGAACCATACGGCAACACACCTTCTTCATCGAGCATTAAAAGATGTTTTGGGAGAACATGCAAACCAAGCTGGTTCTTTGGTAGCTGCTGATCGTCTTCGCTTTGACTTTTCACATTTCAGTGGGTTAACTGAGGAAGAAATAGCTCAAGTGGAAGAAAAAGTGAACCAACAAATCTGGAAGAACCATCCGGTCGCAACCATGATTAAACCCATTGATGAAGCAAAAAAAATGGGAGCTATGGCCCTTTTTAATGAAAAATATGGAGATGAAGTTCGTGTTGTTCAAGTTGGGGATTATAGTTTAGAATTATGCGGTGGTTGTCATGTTCGTAATTCCGGTGAGATTGGAATGTTTAAGATCGTCTCAGAAAGCAGTATTGGGGCAGGAATTCGGAGGATTGAAGCGGTCACGGGAAAATGGGCATACCAGTATATGAACCAGCAATTGTCTCTTCTGAAACAAGTCTCGCAAGAATTAAAGGCGAACATCCAAGATATTCCTGAAAAAATTGAAGGATTACAATCAACGATTAAAGGGCTGCAAAAAGAAAATGAATCTTTAAAAGCGAAATTGAGCAATATTGAAGCGAAGAATCTTGTTGATCGTGTCGAGCAAATCGAAAACATTCAAGTCTTACGCGCAAAAGTAGGTTCCATGGATATGAAAAATCTACGAAATGTATTAGATGATCTAAAAACAAAAGTAACGACAGGTATTATTGTTCTCGCATCTGTACAAGATGATAAAGTAAATCTTGTTGTTTCTGTTTCTGATGATTTGGTCAAGAAAGGTTACCATGCTGGAAACTTAATTAAAGAATTAGCAAGTAGAGTCGGTGGCGGTGGTGGCGGACGACCTGATATGGCTCAAGCTGGCGGAAAGGAACCAGAAAAAATACAAGATGCATTGAAGTACGTGACGGAATATGTAAAATCGGTTACAATGAAATTAGCATAA
- a CDS encoding O-methyltransferase, with product MKQNMGFIKEEVDQYITELLPLDDSFLEELQQQGIKEEIPIIQVPSMKLIQVLLNMIRPSNIIEVGTAIGFSTIFLAKSAPYATIHTIERNETMIARAKENFRIAGLDKQIILYEGDAIEILPHLPQSEFIFIDAAKGKYKQFLQLAFPLLPVGGIFVFDNILFRGYIAEEEIVQTKPMLKKLHRFNQELADEKKLLTSFVPIGDGLAISYKLEE from the coding sequence GTGAAGCAGAACATGGGTTTTATTAAAGAAGAAGTGGATCAATATATAACCGAGTTATTACCCCTTGATGATTCCTTTCTTGAGGAATTGCAACAACAAGGAATAAAGGAAGAAATTCCAATTATTCAAGTACCAAGTATGAAGCTGATTCAAGTCTTATTAAATATGATTCGTCCCTCAAACATCATTGAAGTGGGTACGGCTATTGGTTTTTCTACGATCTTTTTGGCAAAATCAGCTCCCTATGCAACGATTCATACGATCGAGCGTAACGAGACAATGATTGCTCGGGCAAAGGAAAATTTTAGAATCGCGGGCTTGGATAAGCAAATCATTTTGTATGAAGGGGATGCGATCGAAATCCTTCCTCACTTACCTCAATCTGAATTTATTTTTATTGATGCCGCCAAAGGAAAGTATAAACAATTTCTTCAATTAGCCTTCCCGTTATTACCTGTGGGAGGAATTTTTGTGTTTGATAATATTCTTTTTCGCGGATATATCGCTGAGGAAGAAATCGTGCAAACAAAACCTATGTTAAAAAAGCTTCATCGCTTCAATCAAGAACTTGCAGATGAAAAAAAGCTACTCACATCGTTTGTTCCAATTGGTGATGGACTAGCGATATCCTATAAATTGGAGGAATAG